Proteins encoded by one window of Deltaproteobacteria bacterium:
- a CDS encoding ABC transporter transmembrane domain-containing protein encodes MSSDSSSRRLGILLRLVELLRPHKLRFAVATVALMVGSLVALVYPQAARYAIDEGLGEGGSREVLDQVALFLAILFALHAGVVWIRHYLMSWLGDRAVADLRRQSFDGLVYLPVGWFHLRRTGELIGRLSADIAIIEGFVGSQLSIALRNLIQLIGGLTLLLWQSPLLTLIMVAVVPPMMLAMVVLGRKIRRMSREVQDRLAETSGDAQESLGAIQTVQAFVRETFEQARYGEGIERAFGSMVDLARWRATFMATVTVAGYAAIAAILWIGGRWVVDGRMSGGDLAAFMIYTSIVGVAVASLAGLWGTLQRAAGATERIFEIIDTLPEIRDPASPRALPEGGGAVRFEGVHFTYPARPEQEVLEGVDFEIHPGELVAAVGPSGAGKTTLTALLFRFFDPTAGAVRLEGVDLRELALADLRGAMAMVEQEPVLFSGTIAENIAYGRPGATPAEIEAAARDANAHDFVTAFPEGYQTLLGERGVRVSGGQRQRLAIARALLANPRLLILDEATSNLDAESEALVQEALSRLMHERTTFVIAHRLSTVRDADRILVFDQGRLVETGDHESLMTSDGVYRRLVERQLSE; translated from the coding sequence ATGAGCTCTGACTCCAGCAGCCGCCGGCTCGGCATCCTCCTGCGGCTGGTCGAGCTGCTCCGGCCGCACAAGCTGCGCTTCGCCGTCGCGACCGTGGCCCTGATGGTCGGCTCGCTGGTGGCGCTGGTCTACCCGCAGGCCGCCCGCTACGCCATCGACGAGGGCCTCGGGGAGGGCGGCTCGAGGGAGGTGCTGGATCAGGTCGCCCTCTTCCTGGCGATCCTCTTCGCCCTCCACGCCGGCGTCGTCTGGATCCGCCACTACCTGATGTCCTGGCTGGGCGACCGGGCGGTGGCCGACCTGCGCCGCCAGAGCTTCGATGGCCTGGTCTACCTGCCGGTGGGCTGGTTCCACCTGCGCCGCACCGGCGAGCTCATCGGCCGGCTCTCCGCCGACATCGCCATCATCGAGGGCTTCGTCGGCAGCCAGCTCTCCATCGCCCTGCGCAACCTCATCCAGCTCATCGGCGGCCTCACGCTCCTGCTCTGGCAGAGCCCCCTGCTCACCTTGATCATGGTGGCGGTGGTCCCGCCGATGATGCTGGCGATGGTCGTCCTCGGCCGGAAGATCCGCCGCATGAGCCGGGAGGTGCAGGACCGTCTCGCCGAGACCAGCGGCGACGCCCAGGAGTCCCTCGGCGCGATCCAAACGGTGCAGGCCTTCGTGCGCGAGACCTTCGAGCAGGCGCGCTACGGCGAGGGCATCGAGCGGGCCTTCGGCTCGATGGTGGACCTCGCTCGCTGGCGGGCGACCTTCATGGCGACGGTCACCGTCGCCGGCTACGCCGCCATCGCGGCCATCCTCTGGATCGGCGGCCGCTGGGTGGTGGACGGCCGGATGAGCGGCGGCGACCTGGCCGCCTTCATGATCTACACCTCGATCGTCGGGGTGGCGGTGGCGAGCCTGGCGGGCCTCTGGGGCACCCTGCAGCGCGCCGCCGGCGCCACCGAGCGCATCTTCGAGATCATCGACACCCTCCCCGAGATCCGCGACCCCGCCTCGCCGCGAGCCCTGCCCGAGGGCGGCGGCGCCGTGCGCTTCGAGGGCGTGCACTTCACCTACCCGGCCCGGCCCGAGCAGGAGGTCCTCGAGGGCGTCGACTTCGAGATCCACCCCGGCGAGCTGGTCGCCGCGGTGGGCCCCTCCGGGGCGGGCAAGACCACGCTCACCGCCCTGCTCTTCCGCTTCTTCGATCCGACGGCCGGGGCCGTGCGCCTCGAGGGGGTCGACCTGCGCGAGCTGGCCCTGGCCGACCTGCGCGGCGCCATGGCCATGGTCGAGCAGGAGCCGGTGCTCTTCTCGGGCACCATCGCCGAGAACATCGCCTACGGCCGGCCCGGCGCCACCCCCGCGGAGATCGAGGCCGCGGCCCGGGACGCCAACGCCCACGACTTCGTCACCGCCTTCCCCGAGGGCTACCAGACCCTGCTGGGCGAGCGCGGGGTGCGGGTCTCGGGGGGCCAGCGTCAGCGCCTGGCCATCGCCCGGGCGCTCCTGGCCAACCCCCGCCTGCTGATCCTCGATGAGGCCACCAGCAACCTCGACGCCGAGAGCGAGGCCCTGGTGCAGGAGGCCCTCTCCCGCCTGATGCACGAGCGGACGACCTTCGTCATCGCCCACCGGCTCTCCACCGTCCGGGACGCCGACCGGATCCTGGTCTTCGATCAGGGCCGGCTGGTCGAGACCGGCGACCACGAGAGCCTCATGACCTCGGACGGGGTCTACCGGCGCCTGGTGGAGCGGCAGCTCTCCGAGTGA